A portion of the Streptomyces platensis genome contains these proteins:
- a CDS encoding pyroglutamyl peptidase translates to MRRIRTRTVALGVALVAAVPLALTAPAAAAPATDSTVEEGRLTQAAPQEILRRSGFEVWEREFARGLARVTSYPEARRYVADEGRALWRRAVDRAQGRGPDGGDLSRDDDRPLYWARLGMTKELRQWKPEFGLSEDRRDALLGSLERGSRGQDSIALPAGKEVLRVVVTGFDPFQLDADARRSNPSGAVALALDGTTVRTASGKPARIETAVFPVRWADFAAGTVERTLLPHFRGGPRQADLFTTVSQGRPGRFDVERTNGAWRGGYPDNARDSRTELVPIPAGVPTVRPQPQWTTTTLPYAKIVAAGTGPYPVVDHTAVTEIPAGGGAPVDRPDGPTPGSTARAGGGGDYLSNEIAYRATLLRDAVRPAIPGGHLHTPVLEFGPDNTDPANGQVTDPVFVRNRIAITGQVRAVVTVAASEVAAAARAADRK, encoded by the coding sequence ATGAGACGCATACGTACCAGGACGGTCGCGCTCGGTGTCGCGCTGGTGGCCGCCGTTCCGCTGGCCCTGACGGCGCCGGCGGCCGCGGCCCCCGCGACGGACAGCACGGTGGAGGAGGGGCGGCTGACACAGGCGGCACCGCAGGAGATCCTGCGGCGCAGTGGATTCGAGGTGTGGGAGCGGGAGTTCGCGCGCGGGCTGGCGCGGGTGACGAGCTACCCGGAGGCCCGGCGCTATGTCGCGGACGAGGGGCGGGCGCTGTGGCGGCGGGCAGTGGACCGGGCGCAGGGCCGTGGGCCCGACGGCGGCGATCTGAGCCGGGACGACGACCGGCCGCTGTATTGGGCGCGGCTCGGGATGACGAAGGAACTACGGCAGTGGAAGCCGGAGTTCGGGCTGTCGGAGGACCGGCGGGACGCCCTGCTCGGGTCGCTGGAGCGGGGTTCGCGCGGGCAGGACTCGATCGCGCTGCCCGCCGGGAAGGAGGTGCTGCGGGTGGTGGTGACCGGCTTCGACCCGTTCCAGCTGGACGCCGATGCCCGGCGGAGCAATCCGTCGGGGGCGGTGGCGCTCGCGCTGGACGGGACGACGGTGCGGACCGCCTCCGGGAAGCCCGCCCGGATCGAGACCGCGGTCTTCCCCGTACGGTGGGCCGACTTCGCGGCGGGCACGGTGGAGCGCACCCTGCTGCCGCACTTCCGGGGCGGGCCGCGGCAGGCCGATCTGTTCACGACGGTCAGTCAGGGGCGGCCCGGCCGGTTCGATGTCGAGCGGACCAACGGCGCCTGGCGGGGCGGCTATCCGGACAATGCGCGGGACTCGCGGACGGAGCTGGTGCCGATTCCGGCGGGGGTGCCGACCGTGCGGCCGCAGCCGCAGTGGACGACCACCACCCTGCCGTACGCGAAGATCGTGGCGGCCGGCACCGGGCCGTATCCGGTGGTCGACCACACCGCCGTCACCGAGATCCCGGCGGGCGGCGGCGCACCCGTCGACCGGCCGGACGGCCCGACCCCGGGCTCCACGGCGCGTGCCGGGGGCGGCGGGGACTATCTGTCCAATGAGATCGCCTACCGGGCGACGCTGCTGAGGGACGCGGTGCGGCCGGCGATCCCGGGCGGGCATCTGCACACGCCGGTGCTGGAGTTCGGCCCGGACAACACCGACCCGGCGAACGGCCAGGTCACCGACCCCGTCTTCGTACGGAACCGGATCGCGATCACCGGCCAGGTGCGGGCGGTCGTGACGGTGGCGGCGTCGGAGGTGGCGGCAGCAGCACGGGCGGCGGACCGGAAGTAG
- a CDS encoding nitrilase-related carbon-nitrogen hydrolase, with product MIIAAAQFLPVPGDIEANAARMAGLLTEAAGRGAGLVVFPELALTHYDLALIAADPVGMTVTADDARLAPVREACRATGTAAVVNAAGRATGGGSRPAISSFVIGPDGALVTRYDKVHLFGDENTVFAPGSAPGRCTLGGIRFALATCFDNSHPEVAARAAADGCRVSLASSFHGSAERVAGYAQQARDHGLQVLLANGMGTGGSASGCGLSGAWLPSGERVAAAAEWTGPVPGDGAELVFTDVRDRITLMADPAVAAVPVEECGEPLVDVRAAEPALLVAEDRNDPLGAYAFLREGMLQRLLAAQKSLPDGLRLQFVEGYRPPGLQRRYFEEYADELRAAHPDWDAARLHQAASRYVSPPEIAPHSAGGAVDLTLVTTEGEPVDMGTPINASPEESDGACYTAAPELTPVARAHRRVLNAALTAAGLVNYPTEWWHWSYGDRYWALATGADHALYGPTEPAGR from the coding sequence ATGATCATTGCTGCCGCACAATTCCTCCCGGTACCGGGCGATATCGAGGCCAATGCCGCCCGGATGGCCGGGCTTCTCACCGAGGCCGCCGGGCGCGGCGCGGGGCTGGTGGTCTTCCCCGAACTCGCGCTGACGCACTACGACCTGGCCCTGATAGCCGCCGACCCGGTGGGCATGACGGTCACGGCGGACGACGCCCGGCTGGCACCCGTACGGGAGGCCTGCCGGGCGACCGGGACCGCGGCGGTCGTGAACGCGGCGGGCCGTGCCACCGGCGGCGGGTCCCGTCCGGCCATCTCCTCGTTCGTCATCGGCCCGGACGGCGCCCTGGTCACCCGCTACGACAAGGTCCATCTGTTCGGGGACGAGAACACCGTGTTCGCGCCGGGGAGCGCGCCGGGCCGCTGCACCCTGGGCGGCATCCGGTTCGCGCTCGCCACCTGCTTCGACAACAGCCACCCCGAGGTGGCGGCGCGGGCCGCGGCGGACGGCTGCCGGGTGTCGCTCGCCAGCTCCTTCCACGGCTCGGCGGAGCGCGTGGCGGGATATGCGCAGCAGGCGCGGGACCACGGTCTGCAGGTGCTGCTCGCCAACGGCATGGGGACCGGCGGCTCCGCTTCGGGGTGCGGTCTCAGTGGCGCCTGGCTGCCGTCGGGTGAGCGGGTGGCGGCGGCCGCCGAGTGGACCGGGCCGGTGCCGGGGGACGGTGCGGAGCTGGTGTTCACCGATGTCCGTGACCGGATCACGCTGATGGCGGACCCGGCGGTGGCCGCGGTCCCCGTCGAGGAGTGCGGTGAGCCGCTGGTGGACGTACGTGCCGCGGAGCCCGCGCTGCTCGTGGCCGAGGACCGGAACGACCCGCTCGGCGCCTATGCCTTCCTGCGGGAAGGCATGCTCCAACGGCTGCTGGCGGCGCAGAAGTCACTGCCGGACGGGCTGCGGTTGCAGTTCGTCGAGGGCTACCGGCCGCCGGGACTCCAGCGCCGCTACTTCGAGGAGTACGCGGACGAGCTGCGCGCCGCCCACCCCGACTGGGACGCCGCCCGGCTCCACCAGGCCGCCAGCCGCTATGTGTCGCCGCCCGAGATCGCACCGCACAGCGCCGGTGGCGCGGTGGACCTCACCCTCGTCACCACCGAGGGGGAACCCGTCGACATGGGGACGCCGATCAATGCCTCCCCCGAGGAGAGCGACGGCGCCTGCTACACGGCCGCGCCGGAGCTGACACCCGTCGCCCGCGCCCACCGCCGGGTGCTGAACGCCGCGCTGACCGCCGCCGGGCTGGTCAACTACCCGACCGAGTGGTGGCACTGGTCCTACGGCGACCGCTACTGGGCGCTGGCGACCGGCGCGGACCACGCGCTGTACGGGCCGACGGAGCCGGCCGGGCGGTGA
- a CDS encoding ribokinase → MYDVLVVGSANADLTVRVDRRPGAGETVLGTDLVESAGGKGANQAAAAARIGGRTALLARVGGDAYGELLLGAQRAAGTDVTPVIVDETARTGTAMIIVDPDGDNSIVVSPGANAALTPQDVAAAKDTIAASAVVSLQLEIPMESVRAAAAAAEQAGSRVVLNPSPAPTAALAPELLSVADPLVVNEHEARQLSGLTDGTPAQWAQALRDRGARSVVVTLGGDGALVLDASGAENVPGVRVKAVDTTGAGDAFTGALATRLARGDTLPGAARFAVRVGAAAVTKPGAQPSYPTRAELEVLAPEQPEG, encoded by the coding sequence ATGTATGACGTCCTGGTGGTCGGCTCGGCCAACGCGGATCTGACGGTACGGGTCGACCGGCGGCCCGGCGCGGGGGAGACCGTGCTCGGCACGGACCTGGTCGAATCGGCCGGCGGCAAGGGCGCCAACCAGGCGGCCGCCGCCGCCCGGATCGGCGGGCGCACCGCGCTGCTGGCGCGGGTCGGCGGCGATGCGTACGGGGAGCTGCTGCTCGGCGCCCAGCGCGCCGCGGGCACCGATGTCACCCCGGTCATCGTGGACGAGACGGCCCGCACCGGCACCGCGATGATCATCGTCGACCCGGACGGCGACAACAGCATCGTGGTCTCGCCGGGCGCCAACGCCGCGCTCACCCCGCAGGACGTGGCCGCCGCGAAGGACACCATCGCCGCCTCCGCCGTGGTCTCCCTCCAGCTGGAGATCCCCATGGAGTCCGTACGGGCCGCCGCCGCGGCCGCCGAACAGGCCGGCAGCCGCGTCGTACTCAACCCCTCCCCGGCCCCCACCGCGGCGCTGGCCCCCGAACTCCTGTCGGTGGCCGACCCGTTGGTGGTCAACGAGCACGAGGCGCGGCAGCTCTCCGGGCTGACCGACGGCACCCCCGCCCAGTGGGCGCAGGCCCTGCGCGACCGGGGCGCCCGCTCCGTCGTGGTCACCCTCGGCGGCGACGGCGCGCTGGTCCTGGACGCCTCCGGAGCCGAGAACGTCCCGGGCGTACGCGTCAAGGCCGTGGACACCACCGGTGCCGGCGACGCCTTCACCGGCGCCCTCGCCACCCGCCTGGCCCGCGGCGACACACTGCCCGGCGCGGCGCGCTTCGCCGTACGGGTCGGCGCCGCCGCCGTCACCAAGCCGGGCGCCCAGCCGTCCTACCCGACCCGGGCGGAGCTGGAGGTCCTGGCACCGGAGCAGCCGGAGGGCTGA
- a CDS encoding sugar ABC transporter ATP-binding protein: protein MTGVNDDVPGGRELLRVEGVTKSFPGVRALDGVDLTLRAGEVHVLLGENGAGKSTLIKMLSGAHRPDEGRLLVDGDEVTVRSAQDAERLGIATIYQEFNLVPGLTVAENIFLGRQPRTRLGLVDKKTMRTRAAELLRRVRLDVSPNTPVAELGIARLQMVEIAKALSLDARVLIMDEPTAVLTSEEVETLFEIVRELRDAGVGIIFITHHLEEIGALGDRVTVLRDGRSVAEVPASTDEDELIRLMVGRDIAEQYPRRRPDEPGAPLLRVRGLTRNGTTAGPVFEGIDFEVRAGEVVGLAGLVGAGRTEVVRAVFGVDRYDAGTVEIDGKELARGDVRAAMRAGLGLVPEDRKGQGLVLDASLQDNLTLARLDRDTRGGLVDRGAQRREAATAAERLKVRMSGLGQSARTLSGGNQQKIVIGKWLLTDTRLLILDEPTRGIDVGAKVEIYHLINELTAAGRAVLMISSDLPEVLGMSDRVLVMSQGRLAGELSADEATQDAVMELALQAPGAASGNTDGTAKNTSGTASSTNGTAKSTKHHDESAMEGSDVH, encoded by the coding sequence ATGACCGGCGTCAACGACGACGTACCGGGCGGCCGCGAACTGCTGCGCGTGGAGGGGGTGACGAAGTCGTTCCCGGGTGTCCGCGCGCTCGACGGCGTGGACCTGACCCTGCGCGCCGGTGAGGTGCATGTCCTGCTCGGCGAGAACGGTGCGGGCAAGAGCACCCTCATCAAGATGCTCTCCGGCGCCCACCGCCCGGACGAGGGCCGCCTGCTCGTGGACGGCGACGAGGTCACCGTCCGTTCGGCGCAGGACGCCGAACGGCTCGGCATCGCCACCATCTACCAGGAGTTCAACCTCGTCCCGGGCCTGACCGTCGCCGAGAACATCTTCCTGGGCCGCCAGCCGCGCACCCGTCTGGGTCTGGTCGACAAAAAGACCATGCGGACCCGGGCCGCCGAACTGCTGCGGCGCGTACGGCTCGATGTGTCCCCGAACACCCCGGTCGCCGAACTGGGCATCGCCCGCCTCCAGATGGTGGAGATCGCCAAGGCGCTCAGCCTGGACGCCCGTGTTCTGATCATGGACGAGCCGACCGCGGTGCTGACCTCCGAGGAGGTCGAGACCCTCTTCGAGATCGTCCGCGAACTGCGCGACGCCGGTGTCGGCATCATCTTCATCACCCACCACCTGGAGGAGATCGGCGCGCTCGGCGACCGGGTCACCGTCCTGCGGGACGGCCGCTCCGTCGCGGAGGTGCCGGCCTCGACGGACGAGGACGAGCTGATCCGCCTGATGGTGGGCCGGGACATCGCCGAGCAGTACCCGCGCCGCCGCCCCGACGAGCCGGGCGCGCCCCTGTTGCGCGTCCGCGGCCTGACCCGCAACGGCACCACCGCCGGACCGGTCTTCGAGGGCATCGACTTCGAGGTGCGGGCCGGTGAGGTCGTGGGCCTGGCCGGGCTGGTCGGCGCGGGCCGTACGGAGGTGGTCCGGGCGGTCTTCGGCGTGGACCGCTATGACGCGGGCACGGTCGAGATCGACGGCAAGGAGCTGGCCCGCGGCGATGTCCGGGCCGCGATGCGTGCCGGGCTCGGCCTCGTACCGGAGGACCGCAAGGGCCAGGGCCTGGTGCTGGACGCCTCCCTCCAGGACAACCTCACCCTCGCCCGGCTCGACCGCGACACCCGCGGCGGGCTGGTGGACCGGGGCGCGCAGCGGCGCGAAGCGGCCACCGCCGCCGAGCGGTTGAAGGTCCGGATGAGCGGCCTGGGCCAGAGCGCGCGCACCCTCTCCGGCGGCAACCAGCAGAAGATCGTCATCGGTAAGTGGCTGCTGACGGACACCCGGCTGCTGATCCTCGACGAGCCGACGCGCGGTATCGACGTCGGCGCCAAGGTCGAGATCTACCACCTGATCAACGAGCTGACGGCGGCCGGCCGCGCGGTCCTGATGATCTCCAGCGATCTGCCCGAGGTCCTCGGGATGAGCGACCGGGTGCTGGTGATGTCGCAGGGCCGGCTGGCCGGTGAGCTGTCGGCCGACGAGGCCACCCAGGACGCCGTGATGGAACTGGCGCTCCAGGCCCCCGGTGCCGCTTCCGGGAACACGGACGGCACCGCCAAGAACACGAGCGGCACCGCCAGCAGCACGAACGGCACTGCCAAGAGCACGAAGCACCACGACGAGAGCGCGATGGAGGGCTCCGATGTCCACTGA
- a CDS encoding LacI family DNA-binding transcriptional regulator yields the protein MANIKDVAERAGVSVATVSRVLNGHSPVAETRERVLAAVRDLGYRPNNVARALRTARTGALGLIISDLTNPFFTELADAVEDEARSLGYSLVIGNADESPEQQDDYIRTLLDRRIDGLLVSSAGTGSAMLSEVVASGTPLVLLDRTVPGVDAPCVRADGRTALTELAAHLAAHGRRRPAIIVAPAGTPTGDERLGFFRTALGGYGLTLPDERVGATPDLQHTGGRQVMSAFLDLAEPPDAVLATDNLMALGAMDELRARGLRVPDDVALVVYDDVPWFAHTDPPLTAIAQPTRELGRAAVHTLLARIEGRPAGSVLLPARLVTRRSCGEVPAP from the coding sequence ATGGCGAACATCAAGGATGTGGCGGAGCGGGCAGGGGTTTCCGTGGCCACGGTTTCGCGGGTGCTCAATGGCCACAGTCCGGTCGCCGAGACCCGGGAACGGGTGCTCGCCGCCGTACGGGACCTCGGCTACCGGCCCAACAACGTCGCCCGCGCGCTGCGCACCGCGCGGACCGGCGCGCTCGGTCTGATCATCAGCGATCTCACCAACCCCTTCTTCACCGAGCTGGCCGACGCCGTCGAGGACGAGGCCCGCAGCCTCGGCTACAGCCTGGTCATCGGCAATGCCGATGAGAGCCCCGAGCAGCAGGACGACTACATCCGCACGCTGCTCGACCGCCGGATCGACGGCCTGCTGGTCAGCTCGGCCGGTACGGGTTCGGCGATGCTCAGCGAGGTCGTGGCCTCCGGCACGCCGCTGGTGCTGCTGGACCGCACCGTGCCCGGTGTCGACGCCCCCTGCGTCCGCGCCGACGGCCGTACCGCGCTCACCGAGCTCGCCGCCCATCTCGCCGCCCACGGCCGCCGCCGCCCCGCGATCATCGTCGCCCCGGCCGGCACCCCTACCGGCGACGAGCGCCTCGGCTTCTTCCGTACGGCGCTGGGCGGCTACGGCCTCACCCTGCCCGACGAGCGGGTTGGTGCCACCCCCGACCTCCAGCACACCGGCGGCCGGCAGGTGATGAGCGCGTTCCTCGACCTCGCCGAGCCGCCGGACGCGGTACTGGCCACCGACAACCTGATGGCGCTGGGCGCGATGGACGAACTCCGCGCCCGCGGGCTGCGGGTCCCCGACGATGTGGCGCTGGTGGTGTACGACGACGTGCCGTGGTTCGCCCACACCGATCCGCCGCTGACCGCCATCGCCCAGCCCACCCGGGAACTGGGCCGGGCCGCCGTCCACACCCTGCTGGCGCGGATCGAGGGCCGGCCGGCCGGCTCGGTGCTGCTGCCGGCCCGGCTGGTCACCCGCCGCTCCTGTGGCGAAGTGCCCGCCCCCTGA
- a CDS encoding organic hydroperoxide resistance protein has translation MPIQTVDVVYTAVATAENGRDGRVASDDGKLDVVVNPPKEQGGSGAGTNPEQLFAAGYSACFQGALSVVARRENADVSGSRVTAKVGIGKTPDGGFGLTVEIAVSIPQVDAATAQDLVEKAHQVCPYSHATRGNIEVKLTVA, from the coding sequence ATGCCCATCCAGACCGTCGACGTCGTCTACACCGCCGTCGCCACCGCTGAGAACGGCCGTGACGGCCGCGTCGCCAGCGACGACGGCAAGCTCGACGTGGTCGTCAACCCGCCCAAGGAGCAGGGCGGCAGCGGCGCCGGCACCAACCCCGAGCAGCTCTTCGCCGCCGGTTACAGCGCCTGCTTCCAGGGCGCGCTCAGTGTCGTCGCCCGCCGGGAGAACGCCGATGTCTCCGGCTCCCGCGTGACCGCCAAGGTCGGCATCGGCAAGACCCCGGACGGGGGCTTCGGCCTCACGGTCGAGATCGCCGTCTCGATCCCGCAGGTCGACGCGGCCACCGCCCAGGACCTCGTGGAGAAGGCGCACCAGGTGTGCCCGTACTCCCACGCCACCCGCGGCAACATCGAGGTCAAGCTGACCGTCGCCTGA
- a CDS encoding NADP-dependent oxidoreductase — MSALPTTSREWHLVARPHGWPTPEDFALREAAVPEVGEGQILVRTQHFSVDPYMRGRMNDVKSYVPPFQLDQPMEGGAVGEVLASRDDSIAVGDHVLHGLGWREYAVLDAKRAAKVDPSLAPLTAYLGVLGMPGLTAYAGLLEVASFKEGDAVFVSGAAGAVGSEVGQIAKLKGASRVIGSAGSDEKVKLLVEEYGFDAAFNYKNGDVGKQLKEAAPDGIDVYFDNVGGDHLEAAISSLNVHGRAAICGMISMYNATEPSPAPRNLAMVIGKRLRLQGLLVSDHAALQPQFVEEVSAWIRSGELKYSETKVAGMENGVQAFLGLLRGENTGKMIVSLEG; from the coding sequence ATGTCCGCACTGCCCACGACCAGCCGCGAATGGCACCTCGTCGCCCGCCCCCACGGCTGGCCCACCCCGGAGGACTTCGCGCTGCGCGAGGCCGCGGTGCCCGAGGTCGGCGAGGGCCAGATCCTGGTCCGCACCCAGCACTTCTCCGTCGACCCGTACATGCGCGGCCGGATGAACGATGTGAAGTCCTACGTCCCGCCCTTCCAGCTCGACCAGCCGATGGAGGGCGGCGCGGTCGGCGAGGTCCTCGCCTCGCGCGATGACTCCATCGCCGTCGGTGACCATGTCCTGCACGGCCTCGGCTGGCGCGAGTACGCGGTACTGGACGCCAAGCGCGCCGCCAAGGTGGACCCGTCGCTGGCTCCGCTCACCGCCTACCTCGGCGTGCTGGGCATGCCCGGCCTGACCGCGTACGCGGGCCTGCTGGAGGTGGCGTCCTTCAAGGAGGGCGACGCCGTCTTCGTCTCCGGCGCGGCCGGTGCGGTGGGCAGCGAGGTCGGCCAGATAGCCAAGCTCAAGGGCGCCTCCCGGGTCATCGGCTCGGCCGGATCCGACGAGAAGGTCAAGCTCCTGGTGGAGGAGTACGGCTTCGACGCCGCCTTCAACTACAAGAACGGCGACGTCGGCAAGCAGCTGAAGGAGGCCGCCCCGGACGGTATCGACGTCTACTTCGACAACGTCGGCGGCGACCACCTCGAAGCGGCCATCAGCTCCCTCAACGTCCATGGCCGTGCCGCCATTTGCGGCATGATCTCGATGTACAACGCCACGGAGCCGAGCCCCGCGCCCCGCAACCTCGCCATGGTGATCGGCAAGCGTCTGCGCCTCCAGGGCCTGCTGGTCAGCGACCACGCCGCCCTCCAGCCGCAGTTCGTCGAGGAGGTCTCCGCCTGGATCCGCTCCGGCGAACTGAAGTACAGCGAGACCAAGGTGGCCGGCATGGAGAACGGCGTCCAGGCCTTCCTGGGCCTGCTGCGCGGCGAGAACACGGGCAAGATGATCGTCAGCCTGGAGGGCTGA
- a CDS encoding MarR family winged helix-turn-helix transcriptional regulator, with translation MTPRADPLTVEVVDLIGTVVARYYEEYEHAATEHSLTGAQARVLSLLSIEPLPMRKVAQRLKCEPSNITGIVDRLESRGLVERRPDPADRRVKLAAPTEEGARLARALRTSLDFAREPLGRLTVAERTLLKELLQRMLGVAPE, from the coding sequence ATGACCCCCCGCGCAGACCCCTTGACCGTCGAGGTCGTCGACCTCATCGGCACCGTCGTGGCCCGCTACTACGAGGAGTACGAGCACGCCGCGACCGAGCATTCGCTGACCGGTGCGCAGGCCCGGGTGCTCAGCCTGCTCTCCATCGAGCCGCTGCCCATGCGCAAGGTCGCCCAGCGCCTGAAGTGCGAGCCGTCGAACATCACCGGCATCGTGGACCGGCTGGAATCCCGCGGCCTGGTCGAGCGCCGCCCCGATCCGGCCGACCGCCGCGTCAAGCTCGCCGCCCCGACCGAGGAGGGGGCGCGCCTGGCCCGGGCCCTGCGGACGTCCCTGGACTTCGCGCGCGAACCCCTCGGCCGGCTGACGGTCGCCGAGCGGACGCTGCTGAAGGAGCTGCTTCAGCGGATGCTGGGCGTCGCCCCCGAGTGA
- a CDS encoding MFS transporter encodes MSFTTYTSPPPSQPAPPPAGRREWTALAVLLLPCLLVSMDVSVLYFAVPFLTAELEPSSVQQLWILDVYGFVLAGLLITMGALGDRIGRRKLLLSGALLFGLASGVAAYAQSAEMLIAARALLGIGGATLMPSTLALIRNLFHDAKQRGKAVAIWSSAMMGGIAIGPVLSGALLEHFWWGSVFLINAPAMVLLLVCGPLLLPEFKNPAAGRFDLPGSLLSLLAMLPTVYGIKEIARDGVALRPALVLAAGLLAAAAFVYRQRTARHPMLDLELFRHRGFSVSVLMNLLATFAVVGCAVFFTQYLQTVRGMSPMESALWNLLPTLAVGGMAPTAAVLGRRMDRAYVIALGFVIAAGGFVWLSWLEPGSALWFVLVASSVYASGLVMVMSLGNELAIGLAPPERAGSASALLESGTELGGALGMAILGSIGSAVYRADMAGALPAGLPSAAADAARETLAGAAAVAAELPGRAGEALLSAARSAFTDSLQSAVLVAAGVMACAAVLAVLLLRGLGRPGAEGEAGAVGAAGASEAARPAHSGATPSIR; translated from the coding sequence ATGTCGTTTACCACGTACACATCCCCGCCGCCGTCGCAGCCGGCACCGCCGCCGGCCGGCCGCCGGGAGTGGACCGCCCTCGCCGTGCTCCTGCTGCCCTGCCTGCTCGTCTCCATGGACGTCTCGGTGCTCTACTTCGCGGTCCCGTTCCTGACCGCGGAACTGGAGCCCAGCAGCGTCCAGCAACTGTGGATCCTGGACGTCTACGGCTTCGTCCTGGCCGGCCTGCTGATCACCATGGGCGCGCTGGGCGACCGCATCGGCCGCCGCAAACTGCTCCTGTCCGGCGCCCTCCTCTTCGGCCTCGCCTCCGGGGTCGCCGCCTACGCGCAGAGCGCCGAGATGCTCATCGCCGCACGGGCGTTGCTCGGCATCGGCGGCGCGACCCTGATGCCGTCCACCCTCGCGCTGATCCGCAACCTCTTCCATGACGCCAAGCAGCGCGGCAAGGCCGTCGCGATCTGGTCGTCGGCGATGATGGGCGGGATCGCGATCGGTCCGGTGCTCAGCGGGGCGCTGCTGGAACACTTCTGGTGGGGCTCGGTCTTCCTGATCAACGCCCCGGCGATGGTGCTGCTGCTGGTCTGCGGCCCGCTGCTGCTGCCGGAGTTCAAGAACCCGGCCGCCGGGCGCTTCGATCTGCCCGGCTCGCTGCTGTCCCTGCTCGCGATGCTGCCGACGGTCTACGGCATCAAGGAGATCGCCCGCGACGGCGTGGCACTGCGGCCCGCCCTCGTCCTCGCGGCCGGGCTGCTGGCCGCCGCGGCCTTCGTGTACCGCCAGCGCACCGCCCGCCACCCGATGCTCGACCTGGAACTGTTCCGCCACCGCGGGTTCAGCGTCTCGGTGCTGATGAACCTGCTGGCGACGTTCGCGGTCGTCGGCTGCGCGGTCTTCTTCACCCAGTACCTCCAGACCGTACGGGGCATGAGCCCCATGGAGTCGGCACTGTGGAACCTGCTGCCGACCCTCGCGGTGGGCGGGATGGCACCGACGGCGGCCGTGCTCGGCCGGCGCATGGACCGGGCGTATGTCATCGCCCTGGGGTTCGTCATCGCGGCCGGCGGCTTCGTCTGGCTGTCCTGGCTGGAACCGGGCTCGGCCCTGTGGTTCGTCCTGGTCGCCTCGTCGGTCTACGCCTCGGGCCTGGTGATGGTGATGTCCCTCGGCAACGAACTGGCCATCGGCCTCGCCCCGCCCGAGCGCGCCGGCTCCGCCTCGGCCCTGCTGGAGTCCGGCACCGAACTGGGCGGCGCCCTGGGCATGGCCATCCTGGGCAGCATCGGGAGCGCGGTCTACCGCGCGGACATGGCCGGTGCCCTGCCCGCCGGCCTCCCGTCGGCCGCCGCCGACGCGGCCCGCGAAACCCTGGCCGGCGCCGCCGCGGTGGCCGCCGAACTCCCGGGCCGCGCGGGCGAGGCACTGCTTTCCGCGGCCCGGTCCGCCTTCACCGACAGCCTCCAGTCGGCCGTCCTTGTCGCCGCGGGAGTGATGGCCTGCGCCGCGGTACTGGCCGTGCTGCTGCTGCGGGGCCTGGGGAGACCTGGAGCGGAGGGAGAGGCGGGTGCCGTCGGGGCGGCCGGGGCTTCGGAGGCCGCCCGCCCGGCTCACTCGGGGGCGACGCCCAGCATCCGCTGA
- a CDS encoding TetR/AcrR family transcriptional regulator C-terminal domain-containing protein: MEQPAPPYRRIVDAIRCRIDSGELAPGDRVPSTRRITQEWGVAMATATKVLTTLRQEGVVRAVPGVGTVVAEPQPQRAARPELPRERRPRETDRGLSRESVVRAGLKIADAEGLRALSMRRVAAEFGVSSMALYRHVANKDELVVLMADAAFRGVALPDPEPDDWRARMAAGARLQWELYQRHPWLAHYLSITRPQPMPRAMALIEWTMARVTGMDPVTLIHMAVTLLNYVRATAAGFEDDLEAEQETGLDRNQWMASMEPVFEGILTSGSYPMYGGISGHDDAVTLTSLFEFGLARLLDGMAALVEGRAAESGGVS, encoded by the coding sequence GTGGAGCAGCCGGCGCCGCCCTATCGCCGGATCGTCGACGCGATCCGGTGCCGTATCGACTCCGGCGAGCTCGCGCCGGGCGACCGAGTGCCCTCGACCCGGCGGATCACCCAGGAGTGGGGGGTGGCGATGGCGACCGCCACCAAGGTGCTCACCACCCTGCGCCAGGAGGGCGTGGTCCGCGCCGTGCCGGGCGTGGGCACGGTGGTGGCCGAGCCGCAGCCGCAGCGGGCCGCGCGCCCCGAACTCCCGCGGGAGCGGCGGCCGCGCGAGACGGACCGCGGGCTGAGCCGGGAGAGCGTCGTACGGGCCGGTCTCAAGATCGCTGACGCCGAGGGGCTGCGGGCGCTGTCGATGCGCCGGGTCGCCGCCGAGTTCGGGGTGTCCTCGATGGCGCTCTACCGCCATGTGGCCAACAAGGACGAGCTGGTGGTGCTGATGGCGGACGCGGCGTTCCGCGGTGTCGCGCTCCCGGACCCGGAGCCGGACGACTGGCGCGCGCGGATGGCGGCGGGCGCACGGCTGCAATGGGAGCTCTACCAGCGGCATCCGTGGCTGGCGCACTATCTGTCGATCACCCGGCCGCAGCCGATGCCGCGGGCGATGGCGCTCATCGAGTGGACCATGGCGCGGGTGACCGGAATGGACCCGGTGACGCTGATCCATATGGCCGTGACGCTGCTCAACTACGTGCGCGCCACCGCCGCGGGCTTCGAGGACGATCTGGAGGCCGAGCAGGAGACCGGGCTGGACCGGAACCAGTGGATGGCGTCCATGGAGCCGGTTTTCGAGGGCATCCTCACCTCGGGCTCCTACCCCATGTACGGGGGGATCTCCGGGCACGACGACGCGGTGACGCTGACGTCGCTGTTCGAGTTCGGGCTGGCCCGGCTCCTGGACGGGATGGCGGCGCTGGTGGAGGGCCGGGCGGCGGAGTCCGGCGGGGTCAGCTGA